Proteins co-encoded in one Brassica oleracea var. oleracea cultivar TO1000 chromosome C4, BOL, whole genome shotgun sequence genomic window:
- the LOC106342386 gene encoding probable receptor-like protein kinase At1g67000 — protein sequence MINLYQSLTKSWSYATIWMLFVIPSYVFSVDEHPKKCYPSFTCANQRGLTYPFWTPGRKECGHPDFKVNCSGDVAEFSISSVKFQILENKGYSIILAIKDYQSNLCPRHPENVEINQDVLPFSQDPMLSIFYYNCSAPRVDVPHGFHITKLDCGNDNGRRSYFVSSALHSWDRAILENSSASCERNVSIPVSRYALSIEDGSPTLEAIEKVLKDGFEVMFTIECWECKQSQGSCGYNYSSRAFVCYCVDGPHKRTCPYRPTKSVLTTQNKPALTTQNKLGIAGGFLGAALLAIAVLCFIWRRKRLAAQNISKGLSTSSIYPTMEMGTGVACGFLGFRKSKTSHHPRDHKLKALVQLKQYSYSEVKKITKSFSHTIGTGGFGTVYGGNLCNGRKVAVKVLKNFKSSGEDFINEVASMSQTSHVNIVSLLGFCYEGCKRAIVYEFLENGSLDQFISKKSSLNLDTSTLYGIALGVARGLEYLHHGCKTRIVHFDIKPQNILLDDNLCPKVSDFGLAKLCEKRESILSLLDTRGTIGYIAPEVFSRIYGRASYKSDVYSYGMLVLEMIGARNKETVETAASDASSTYFPDWIYKDLVEGEHTWVTGDATKEEKEVAKKMILVGLWCIQPCPSNRPPMNRVVEMMEGRLDAIEVPPKHSLQLSAAPLAESSWLSEENSDYSEVLL from the exons ATGATAAATCTTTATCAGTCTCTGACAAAATCTTGGTCCTATGCAACCATATGGATGCTCTTTGTGATTCCCTCGTATGTTTTTTCAGTTGATGAGCATCCCAAAAAATGCTATCCATCGTTTACATGCGCCAATCAGAGAGGACTCACTTATCCCTTTTGGACACCGGGGAGAAAAGAGTGTGGCCACCCGGATTTCAAGGTCAACTGCAGCGGAGATGTCGCAGAGTTTAGTATATCCTCCGTTAAGTTCCAAATCCTTGAGAACAAGGGTTACAGCATAATACTTGCCATAAAGGATTATCAAAGCAATCTTTGTCCCCGACACCCTGAAAATGTAGAAATCAACCAGGATGTTCTTCCATTTTCTCAGGACCCTATGCTGTCAATATTTTATTACAACTGCTCTGCTCCAAGGGTAGATGTTCCTCACGGTTTTCACATTACAAAGCTGGACTGTGGGAATGACAATGGTAGGCGTAGTTACTTTGTCTCGTCCGCTTTACATTCCTGGGATAGAGCTATCTTAGAAAATTCAAGCGCATCGTGTGAAAGAAATGTCAGTATTCCTGTATCTCGATATGCCTTGAGTATTGAAGACGGAAGTCCGACTCTGGAGGCTATAGAGAAGGTTCTTAAGGATGGTTTCGAGGTTATGTTTACCATTGAATGTTGGGAATGCAAACAATCGCAGGGCTCTTGTGGTTATAATTATAGCTCGAGAGCATTCGTTTGCTATTGTGTGGACGGGCCTCACAAGCGTACAT GTCCCTACAGACCTACAAAATCAG TACTCACTACACAAAATAAACCAG CACTCACTACACAAAATAAACTAG GAATCGCTGGTGGGTTCTTGGGTGCCGCTCTTTTAGCAATAGCTGTACTCTGTTTCATCTGGAGAAGAAAAAGATTGGCTGCTCAAAACATAAGCAAAGGCCTTTCAACATCTTCAATTTATCCAACAATGGAAATGG GAACTGGAGTCGCTTGTGGATTCCTGG GCTTTCGGAAGAGTAAAACTTCACACCATCCGAGGGACCACAAACTAAAGGCGCTGGTACAACTAAAACAATACAGTTATTCAGAAGTAAAGAAAATAACAAAATCATTTTCACATACGATTGGCACCGGAGGGTTTGGAACAGTCTATGGAGGAAACCTCTGCAATGGTCGTAAGGTTGCAGTGAAGGTTTTAAAGAATTTTAAGAGCAGTGGCGAAGACTTCATCAACGAAGTCGCAAGCATGAGCCAAACATCTCATGTTAACATAGTTTCATTGCTTGGTTTCTGCTACGAAGGGTGCAAAAGAGCAATCGTGTATGAGTTTCTAGAGAATGGGTCTCTGGATCAGTTCATCTCAAAGAAGTCGTCGTTGAATCTAGATACGAGTACACTATATGGTATCGCATTAGGTGTAGCTCGGGGACTTGAGTACTTGCACCATGGCTGCAAAACAAGGATTGTGCATTTTGACATTAAGCCTCAAAATATACTATTAGATGACAATCTATGTCCTAAAGTCTCAGACTTTGGCCTTGCTAAGCTATGTGAGAAAAGAGAAAGCATCTTGTCGTTGCTAGACACTAGAGGAACTATAGGATATATTGCTCCAGAGGTGTTCTCAAGAATTTATGGCAGAGCCTCCTACAAATCAGATGTTTATAGCTATGGAATGCTGGTCCTCGAGATGATTGGAGCAAGGAACAAAGAAACAGTAGAAACTGCTGCTTCTGACGCTAGTTCGACTTACTTTCCAGATTGGATATATAAGGATCTTGTAGAGGGAGAGCATACATGGGTAACTGGCGATGCCACTAAAGAGGAAAAGGAGGTTGCAAAGAAGATGATCTTGGTGGGTCTTTGGTGTATTCAGCCATGTCCATCGAACCGTCCACCGATGAATAGAGTTGTTGAGATGATGGAAGGAAGATTGGATGCTATTGAAGTCCCTCCTAAGCACTCTTTACAGTTGTCTGCTGCGCCTCTTGCCGAATCGTCTTGGCTTTCCGAAGAGAATTCAGACTACTCTGAGGTATTGCTATGA
- the LOC106342385 gene encoding sister chromatid cohesion 1 protein 2 isoform X1 yields the protein MFYSQQCLVSRKGPLGAIWVAAYFYKKLKKAQVKDTHIPSSVDQILQKELDLLTYRVLAYLLLGVVRIYSKKVDFLFHDCNRALVGVKEFVAKEKNRDNTNVPLPAAASTSFLSIALPECFELDAFDLGVLDDFHGGNVKPQEDITLKEDGGAGRDTESMDQYYMERFDMEEDLLSTFHETFAADHTDTRHESSANDMDIDVENDRYARGETSVRVAEAEPLNSNKSSRDHQTASRHGEDPESDDMLVEPQVSEGIIRAQEEATARETICTIVQRLEDPESDDMLGELQASEDIRRAQAEETICTVVQRLEDPHESPGDNLHRDGHRENSESEKTWVEKTPHDGSLPSKCKSPEEIHRSEDQPSGDSRIDGEKESTREEPEPGSMSKNTDLPEGIEKHRGHSDGEMTDTDMFHGSHKEPYETPEVNQVRHNVTEKGFLSDVSFSEEGSKGSNAKDTPVAATPKPATWLNISEGETSHQFSIIPTPAGKESSRVSRKRKCLIDDEVMIPSKVMKKMIEDPSSLVAKRRRVPYTDYPEKRIKRFTDPSRSSWDPLIPYGSLELQSLFCQPIKLKEQNTTETPKAAKTAGRMKRSSLRTVGDVSSPEQTENGRKIMETPQAAALTELKISVPETGTSSVAGGSSHPTNVPPETPVKPAEPAQLAPETPARTSEQTGIAPETPVVSEQVEIAPDTPVRESMSKRYFNNHEMCEQETRPANSFTSFEERRSEICEDRRDLDAILMNEEQVNAHETEDLQKETWSARTRNVAKFLEKTFLEQREKGEEEKASLLQLCRGRTQKESARLFFETLVLKTTGYLEVKQDHPYSDILLCRFTRQQEACCIAQ from the exons ATGTTTTACTCGCAGCAATGCCTCGTGTCAAGGAAAGGACCTTTAGGAGCGATTTGGGTGGCTGCGTATTTCTACAAGAAGCTGAAGAAAGCCCAAGTCAAAGACACTCATATTCCTTCCTCCGTTG ACCAGATTTTGCAAAAGGAGTTGGATCTTTTGACATACAGAGTGTTAGCGTATCTTCTTCTGGGTGTTGTTAGAATATATTCCAAGAAGGTGGACTTTCTGTTCCATGATTGCAACAGAGCGTTGGTCGGCGTAAAGGAGTTTGTGGCTAAGGAGAAGAACAGAGACAACACTAATGTGCCTTTGCCTGCTGCTGCGTCTACGAGCTTTTTGTCAATTGCTTTGCCTGAGTGTTTCGAGCTAGATGCTTTTGATCTTGGGGTTTTGGATGATTTTCACGG GGGTAATGTTAAGCCTCAGGAAGATATTACACTTAAAGAAG ATGGAGGTGCTGGTCGGGATACAGAGAGCATGGACCAGTATTATATGGAAAGG TTCGACATGGAGGAGGACCTGCTGTCTACGTTTCATGAAACTTTTGCTGCCGATCATACTGATACTAGACA TGAGAGCTCTGCCAATGATATGGACATAGATGTAGAAAATGACAGGTATGCTAGAGGAGAAACATCAGTCAGAGTTGCTGAAGCAGAACCACTGAACTCTAACAAATCATCCAGAGATCACCAAACTGCATCTAGGCATGGGGAGGATCCAGAATCAGATGACATGCTTGTGGAACCGCAAGTATCTGAAGGTATCATAAGAGCACAAGAGGAAGCAACAGCTAGAGAAACCATATGTACCATTGTGCAGAGACTAGAGGATCCAGAATCAGATGACATGCTTGGGGAACTGCAAGCATCTGAAGATATCAGAAGAGCTCAAGCGGAAGAAACCATATGTACCGTTGTGCAGAGACTAGAGGATCCTCATGAATCCCCAGGAGATAATCTACATAGAGACGGGCACAGGGAGAATTCAGAATCAGAGAAAACATGGGTGGAAAAGACGCCTCATGACGGGTCCCTACCATCTAAATGCAAAAGTCCTGAAGAGATTCACCGGAGTGAGGATCAACCTTCTGGCGACTCAAGAATTGATGGGGAGAAAGAGAGTACTCGAGAAGAACCAGAACCAGGTTCTATGAGTAAAAATACAGACTTGCCTGAAGGCATAGAGAAACATCGGGGCCATAGTGATGGGGAAATGACAGACACTGACATGTTCCATGGGTCTCATAAAGAGCCATATGAGACTCCTGAAGTGAATCAAGTTAGACACAATGTTACCGAGAAAGGTTTTCTCTCGGACGTGAGTTTTTCAGAAGAGGGGAGTAAAGGATCTAATGCTAAAGATACGCCAGTTGCTGCTACTCCCAAACCAGCTACGTGGCTGAACATCTCTGAAG GGGAAACAAGCCATCAGTTTTCGATCATTCCTACGCCGGCTGGAAAGGAGTCTTCTCGGGTTTCACGGAAGAGAAAGTGTCTGATAGATGATGAAGTGATGATTCCGAGCAA AGTTATGAAGAAAATGATAGAAGACCCAAGTTCATTGGTTGCAAAACGGAGAAGAGTTCCATATACTGACTATCCTGAGAAAAGAATCAAACGTTTTACCGATCCCTCAAGAAGTTCCTGGGACCCTTTGATTCCAT ATGGTTCTTTGGAACTCCAGTCACTTTTTTGTCAACCTATCAAGCTTAAAGAACAGAACACCACAGAAACTCCTAAAGCTGCTAAAACTGCTGGGCGGATGAAAAGGTCTTCTCTTAGAACAGTTGGAGATGTTTCTTCCCCTGAGCAGACTGAGAATGGTCGGAAAATTATGGAAACTCCTCAAGCTGCTGCTCTTACTGAGCTGAAAATTTCTGTTCCAGAGACGGGAACTAGCTCCGTAGCTGGGGGAAGTTCTCATCCAACGAATGTTCCTCCAGAGACTCCAGTGAAGCCTGCGGAGCCAGCACAGCTTGCTCCAGAAACCCCAGCAAGGACATCAGAGCAGACAGGGATTGCTCCAGAAACACCAGTAGTCTCTGAGCAAGTAGAGATTGCTCCTGATACGCCGGTGAGGGAATCAATGTCGAAAAGATATTTCAACAACCATGAGATGTGTGAACAAGAAACAAGACCTGCAAACTCCTTCACCTCCTTTGAAGAGCGCCGGTCAGAAATTTGCGAGGATAGAAGGGACCTTGATGCAATATTGATGAACGAGGAG CAGGTGAATGCACATGAAACAGAGGATCTTCAAAAAG AGACATGGTCAGCAAGAACAAG AAATGTTGCGAAATTCCTGGAAAAGACGTTTCTGGAGCAGAGGGAGAAAGGAGAAGAAGAAAAGGCGAGTTTGTTACAGCTTTGCAGAGGAAGAACTCAGAAGGAAAGCGCAAGACTCTTTTTCGAGACTTTG GTGTTGAAGACGACAGGTTACTTGGAAGTGAAGCAAGACCATCCATATAGTGATATTCTTCTCTGTCGGTTCACCAGACAACAAGAAGCTTGTTGCATAGCGCAATAG
- the LOC106342385 gene encoding sister chromatid cohesion 1 protein 2 isoform X2, whose translation MFYSQQCLVSRKGPLGAIWVAAYFYKKLKKAQVKDTHIPSSVDQILQKELDLLTYRVLAYLLLGVVRIYSKKVDFLFHDCNRALVGVKEFVAKEKNRDNTNVPLPAAASTSFLSIALPECFELDAFDLGVLDDFHGGNVKPQEDITLKEDGGAGRDTESMDQYYMERFDMEEDLLSTFHETFAADHTDTRHESSANDMDIDVENDRYARGETSVRVAEAEPLNSNKSSRDHQTASRHGEDPESDDMLVEPQVSEGIIRAQEEATARETICTIVQRLEDPESDDMLGELQASEDIRRAQAEETICTVVQRLEDPHESPGDNLHRDGHRENSESEKTWVEKTPHDGSLPSKCKSPEEIHRSEDQPSGDSRIDGEKESTREEPEPGSMSKNTDLPEGIEKHRGHSDGEMTDTDMFHGSHKEPYETPEVNQVRHNVTEKGFLSDVSFSEEGSKGSNAKDTPVAATPKPATWLNISEGETSHQFSIIPTPAGKESSRVSRKRKCLIDDEVMIPSKVMKKMIEDPSSLVAKRRRVPYTDYPEKRIKRFTDPSRSSWDPLIPYGSLELQSLFCQPIKLKEQNTTETPKAAKTAGRMKRSSLRTVGDVSSPEQTENGRKIMETPQAAALTELKISVPETGTSSVAGGSSHPTNVPPETPVKPAEPAQLAPETPARTSEQTGIAPETPVVSEQVEIAPDTPVRESMSKRYFNNHEMCEQETRPANSFTSFEERRSEICEDRRDLDAILMNEEVNAHETEDLQKETWSARTRNVAKFLEKTFLEQREKGEEEKASLLQLCRGRTQKESARLFFETLVLKTTGYLEVKQDHPYSDILLCRFTRQQEACCIAQ comes from the exons ATGTTTTACTCGCAGCAATGCCTCGTGTCAAGGAAAGGACCTTTAGGAGCGATTTGGGTGGCTGCGTATTTCTACAAGAAGCTGAAGAAAGCCCAAGTCAAAGACACTCATATTCCTTCCTCCGTTG ACCAGATTTTGCAAAAGGAGTTGGATCTTTTGACATACAGAGTGTTAGCGTATCTTCTTCTGGGTGTTGTTAGAATATATTCCAAGAAGGTGGACTTTCTGTTCCATGATTGCAACAGAGCGTTGGTCGGCGTAAAGGAGTTTGTGGCTAAGGAGAAGAACAGAGACAACACTAATGTGCCTTTGCCTGCTGCTGCGTCTACGAGCTTTTTGTCAATTGCTTTGCCTGAGTGTTTCGAGCTAGATGCTTTTGATCTTGGGGTTTTGGATGATTTTCACGG GGGTAATGTTAAGCCTCAGGAAGATATTACACTTAAAGAAG ATGGAGGTGCTGGTCGGGATACAGAGAGCATGGACCAGTATTATATGGAAAGG TTCGACATGGAGGAGGACCTGCTGTCTACGTTTCATGAAACTTTTGCTGCCGATCATACTGATACTAGACA TGAGAGCTCTGCCAATGATATGGACATAGATGTAGAAAATGACAGGTATGCTAGAGGAGAAACATCAGTCAGAGTTGCTGAAGCAGAACCACTGAACTCTAACAAATCATCCAGAGATCACCAAACTGCATCTAGGCATGGGGAGGATCCAGAATCAGATGACATGCTTGTGGAACCGCAAGTATCTGAAGGTATCATAAGAGCACAAGAGGAAGCAACAGCTAGAGAAACCATATGTACCATTGTGCAGAGACTAGAGGATCCAGAATCAGATGACATGCTTGGGGAACTGCAAGCATCTGAAGATATCAGAAGAGCTCAAGCGGAAGAAACCATATGTACCGTTGTGCAGAGACTAGAGGATCCTCATGAATCCCCAGGAGATAATCTACATAGAGACGGGCACAGGGAGAATTCAGAATCAGAGAAAACATGGGTGGAAAAGACGCCTCATGACGGGTCCCTACCATCTAAATGCAAAAGTCCTGAAGAGATTCACCGGAGTGAGGATCAACCTTCTGGCGACTCAAGAATTGATGGGGAGAAAGAGAGTACTCGAGAAGAACCAGAACCAGGTTCTATGAGTAAAAATACAGACTTGCCTGAAGGCATAGAGAAACATCGGGGCCATAGTGATGGGGAAATGACAGACACTGACATGTTCCATGGGTCTCATAAAGAGCCATATGAGACTCCTGAAGTGAATCAAGTTAGACACAATGTTACCGAGAAAGGTTTTCTCTCGGACGTGAGTTTTTCAGAAGAGGGGAGTAAAGGATCTAATGCTAAAGATACGCCAGTTGCTGCTACTCCCAAACCAGCTACGTGGCTGAACATCTCTGAAG GGGAAACAAGCCATCAGTTTTCGATCATTCCTACGCCGGCTGGAAAGGAGTCTTCTCGGGTTTCACGGAAGAGAAAGTGTCTGATAGATGATGAAGTGATGATTCCGAGCAA AGTTATGAAGAAAATGATAGAAGACCCAAGTTCATTGGTTGCAAAACGGAGAAGAGTTCCATATACTGACTATCCTGAGAAAAGAATCAAACGTTTTACCGATCCCTCAAGAAGTTCCTGGGACCCTTTGATTCCAT ATGGTTCTTTGGAACTCCAGTCACTTTTTTGTCAACCTATCAAGCTTAAAGAACAGAACACCACAGAAACTCCTAAAGCTGCTAAAACTGCTGGGCGGATGAAAAGGTCTTCTCTTAGAACAGTTGGAGATGTTTCTTCCCCTGAGCAGACTGAGAATGGTCGGAAAATTATGGAAACTCCTCAAGCTGCTGCTCTTACTGAGCTGAAAATTTCTGTTCCAGAGACGGGAACTAGCTCCGTAGCTGGGGGAAGTTCTCATCCAACGAATGTTCCTCCAGAGACTCCAGTGAAGCCTGCGGAGCCAGCACAGCTTGCTCCAGAAACCCCAGCAAGGACATCAGAGCAGACAGGGATTGCTCCAGAAACACCAGTAGTCTCTGAGCAAGTAGAGATTGCTCCTGATACGCCGGTGAGGGAATCAATGTCGAAAAGATATTTCAACAACCATGAGATGTGTGAACAAGAAACAAGACCTGCAAACTCCTTCACCTCCTTTGAAGAGCGCCGGTCAGAAATTTGCGAGGATAGAAGGGACCTTGATGCAATATTGATGAACGAGGAG GTGAATGCACATGAAACAGAGGATCTTCAAAAAG AGACATGGTCAGCAAGAACAAG AAATGTTGCGAAATTCCTGGAAAAGACGTTTCTGGAGCAGAGGGAGAAAGGAGAAGAAGAAAAGGCGAGTTTGTTACAGCTTTGCAGAGGAAGAACTCAGAAGGAAAGCGCAAGACTCTTTTTCGAGACTTTG GTGTTGAAGACGACAGGTTACTTGGAAGTGAAGCAAGACCATCCATATAGTGATATTCTTCTCTGTCGGTTCACCAGACAACAAGAAGCTTGTTGCATAGCGCAATAG
- the LOC106342385 gene encoding sister chromatid cohesion 1 protein 2 isoform X3 yields the protein MLLILGFWMIFTGVMLSLRKILHLKKMEVLVGIQRAWTSIIWKGSTWRRTCCLRFMKLLLPIILILDKNDRYARGETSVRVAEAEPLNSNKSSRDHQTASRHGEDPESDDMLVEPQVSEGIIRAQEEATARETICTIVQRLEDPESDDMLGELQASEDIRRAQAEETICTVVQRLEDPHESPGDNLHRDGHRENSESEKTWVEKTPHDGSLPSKCKSPEEIHRSEDQPSGDSRIDGEKESTREEPEPGSMSKNTDLPEGIEKHRGHSDGEMTDTDMFHGSHKEPYETPEVNQVRHNVTEKGFLSDVSFSEEGSKGSNAKDTPVAATPKPATWLNISEGETSHQFSIIPTPAGKESSRVSRKRKCLIDDEVMIPSKVMKKMIEDPSSLVAKRRRVPYTDYPEKRIKRFTDPSRSSWDPLIPYGSLELQSLFCQPIKLKEQNTTETPKAAKTAGRMKRSSLRTVGDVSSPEQTENGRKIMETPQAAALTELKISVPETGTSSVAGGSSHPTNVPPETPVKPAEPAQLAPETPARTSEQTGIAPETPVVSEQVEIAPDTPVRESMSKRYFNNHEMCEQETRPANSFTSFEERRSEICEDRRDLDAILMNEEQVNAHETEDLQKETWSARTRNVAKFLEKTFLEQREKGEEEKASLLQLCRGRTQKESARLFFETLVLKTTGYLEVKQDHPYSDILLCRFTRQQEACCIAQ from the exons ATGCTTTTGATCTTGGGGTTTTGGATGATTTTCACGG GGGTAATGTTAAGCCTCAGGAAGATATTACACTTAAAGAAG ATGGAGGTGCTGGTCGGGATACAGAGAGCATGGACCAGTATTATATGGAAAGG TTCGACATGGAGGAGGACCTGCTGTCTACGTTTCATGAAACTTTTGCTGCCGATCATACTGATACTAGACA AAAATGACAGGTATGCTAGAGGAGAAACATCAGTCAGAGTTGCTGAAGCAGAACCACTGAACTCTAACAAATCATCCAGAGATCACCAAACTGCATCTAGGCATGGGGAGGATCCAGAATCAGATGACATGCTTGTGGAACCGCAAGTATCTGAAGGTATCATAAGAGCACAAGAGGAAGCAACAGCTAGAGAAACCATATGTACCATTGTGCAGAGACTAGAGGATCCAGAATCAGATGACATGCTTGGGGAACTGCAAGCATCTGAAGATATCAGAAGAGCTCAAGCGGAAGAAACCATATGTACCGTTGTGCAGAGACTAGAGGATCCTCATGAATCCCCAGGAGATAATCTACATAGAGACGGGCACAGGGAGAATTCAGAATCAGAGAAAACATGGGTGGAAAAGACGCCTCATGACGGGTCCCTACCATCTAAATGCAAAAGTCCTGAAGAGATTCACCGGAGTGAGGATCAACCTTCTGGCGACTCAAGAATTGATGGGGAGAAAGAGAGTACTCGAGAAGAACCAGAACCAGGTTCTATGAGTAAAAATACAGACTTGCCTGAAGGCATAGAGAAACATCGGGGCCATAGTGATGGGGAAATGACAGACACTGACATGTTCCATGGGTCTCATAAAGAGCCATATGAGACTCCTGAAGTGAATCAAGTTAGACACAATGTTACCGAGAAAGGTTTTCTCTCGGACGTGAGTTTTTCAGAAGAGGGGAGTAAAGGATCTAATGCTAAAGATACGCCAGTTGCTGCTACTCCCAAACCAGCTACGTGGCTGAACATCTCTGAAG GGGAAACAAGCCATCAGTTTTCGATCATTCCTACGCCGGCTGGAAAGGAGTCTTCTCGGGTTTCACGGAAGAGAAAGTGTCTGATAGATGATGAAGTGATGATTCCGAGCAA AGTTATGAAGAAAATGATAGAAGACCCAAGTTCATTGGTTGCAAAACGGAGAAGAGTTCCATATACTGACTATCCTGAGAAAAGAATCAAACGTTTTACCGATCCCTCAAGAAGTTCCTGGGACCCTTTGATTCCAT ATGGTTCTTTGGAACTCCAGTCACTTTTTTGTCAACCTATCAAGCTTAAAGAACAGAACACCACAGAAACTCCTAAAGCTGCTAAAACTGCTGGGCGGATGAAAAGGTCTTCTCTTAGAACAGTTGGAGATGTTTCTTCCCCTGAGCAGACTGAGAATGGTCGGAAAATTATGGAAACTCCTCAAGCTGCTGCTCTTACTGAGCTGAAAATTTCTGTTCCAGAGACGGGAACTAGCTCCGTAGCTGGGGGAAGTTCTCATCCAACGAATGTTCCTCCAGAGACTCCAGTGAAGCCTGCGGAGCCAGCACAGCTTGCTCCAGAAACCCCAGCAAGGACATCAGAGCAGACAGGGATTGCTCCAGAAACACCAGTAGTCTCTGAGCAAGTAGAGATTGCTCCTGATACGCCGGTGAGGGAATCAATGTCGAAAAGATATTTCAACAACCATGAGATGTGTGAACAAGAAACAAGACCTGCAAACTCCTTCACCTCCTTTGAAGAGCGCCGGTCAGAAATTTGCGAGGATAGAAGGGACCTTGATGCAATATTGATGAACGAGGAG CAGGTGAATGCACATGAAACAGAGGATCTTCAAAAAG AGACATGGTCAGCAAGAACAAG AAATGTTGCGAAATTCCTGGAAAAGACGTTTCTGGAGCAGAGGGAGAAAGGAGAAGAAGAAAAGGCGAGTTTGTTACAGCTTTGCAGAGGAAGAACTCAGAAGGAAAGCGCAAGACTCTTTTTCGAGACTTTG GTGTTGAAGACGACAGGTTACTTGGAAGTGAAGCAAGACCATCCATATAGTGATATTCTTCTCTGTCGGTTCACCAGACAACAAGAAGCTTGTTGCATAGCGCAATAG
- the LOC106337024 gene encoding uroporphyrinogen-III C-methyltransferase produces MALVQRIPNFSSNLRNWKSTNSTNHKPVSSLHYKTQITASSSPFTEKHSVERYQRDQWLYKASTPSPSPSPPSNQQDEVFVRENDIASQLPELKKLLEVLREKRESGCRGGDCGPGDVYLVGTGPGDPELLTLKAVRVIQSADLLLYDRLVSNDVLELVAPDARLLYVGKTAGYHSRTQEEIHELLLSFAEAGATVVRLKGGDPLVFGRGGEEMDFLQQQGIRVQVIPGITAASGIAAELGIPLTHRGVATSVRFLTGHSRKGGTDPLFVAENAADPDTTLVVYMGLGTLPSLAQKLMDHGLPCDTPAVAVERGTTPLQRNVFAELKDFATEIQAAGLVSPTLIIIGKVVELSPLWPHCTKESSCLVESR; encoded by the exons ATGGCTCTTGTCCAGCGGATTCCTAATTTCTCATCCAATCTTCGAAACTGGAAGAGCACCAATTCGACAAACCATAAGCCTGTTTCTTCTCTCCATTACAAAACCCAGATCACTGCTTCTTCTTCGCCCTTCACGGAGAAGCACTCTGTCGAGAGATACCAAAGGGATCAATGGCTGTACAAAGCATCCACTCCGTCTCCATCTCCATCGCCACCTTCGAATCAGCAAGATGAAGTCTTTGTTAGAGAAAACGACATCGCGTCGCAGCTGCCTGAGCTTAAGAAGCTCTTGGAGGTTCTGAGAGAGAAGAGAGAGAGTGGGTGCAGAGGCGGTGATTGCGGACCAGGAGATGTGTACCTGGTCGGGACAGGACCAGGAGATCCAGAGCTTCTGACTTTGAAAGCTGTCAGAGTCATTCAAAGCGCTGATCTTCTGCTTTACGACAGGCTTGTCTCTAATGATGTCTTGGAGTTGGTTGCTCCTGATGCTCGGCTTCTCTATGTCGGCAAAACTGCTGGTTATCATAGCAGAACTCAG GAGGAGATACATGAACTGCTCCTAAGTTTTGCTGAAGCTGGTGCGACTGTTGTGAGGCTTAAAGGTGGAGATCCTCTG GTTTTTGGACGAGGTGGGGAAGAGATGGACTTTCTGCAACAGCAAGGGATCCGAGTTCAAGTTATCCCTG GGATTACTGCTGCGTCGGGGATAGCAGCAGAGCTTGGGATTCCCTTAACGCATCGAGGTGTTGCAACTAGTGTGAGGTTCCTCACTGGTCATTCCAGGAAAGGAGGGACTGATCCTCTCTTCGTCGCAGAGAATGCAGCTGATCCTGACACGACACTTGTTGTTTATATGGGTTTGGGAACCTTACCTTCTCTTGCGCAGAAGCTTATGGACCACGGTCTGCCTTGTGATACACCAGCTGTTGCGGTTGAACGTGGAACCACTCCTCTACAGCGTAAT GTTTTTGCTGAGCTTAAAGACTTTGCGACTGAGATTCAGGCAGCTGGATTGGTGTCACCAACGCTCATCATCATAGGGAAAGTCGTCGAGCTATCTCCTTTATGGCCTCATTGCACGAAGGAATCCTCCTGCCTTGTAGAGTCCCGTTAG